A part of Corynebacterium lactis RW2-5 genomic DNA contains:
- a CDS encoding YigZ family protein — protein sequence MNSGADSELLVPADGDIAINEIEIKKSRFITWIGRTDNEEAARELISLAKSEYPDARHHCSAFIHEVEGGNRVERSSDDGEPSGTAGRPMLDVLQGSGLTNITAVVIRYFGGIKLGTGGLVRAYSDSVSECLNQVARMRRKKRLVRTVTAPAADAGRIEAELRGRGFSIIDTTWAQEVTFHIAVAADEVDQLDGAMQALTKGISAPSADAGETWREIPA from the coding sequence ATGAATTCCGGTGCCGACTCCGAACTGCTAGTGCCTGCCGACGGCGACATCGCCATCAACGAAATTGAGATCAAGAAGTCTCGTTTCATCACGTGGATCGGACGCACCGACAATGAGGAGGCCGCCAGGGAGCTCATTTCTCTGGCCAAGTCCGAGTACCCGGACGCAAGGCATCACTGCAGTGCTTTCATCCATGAGGTTGAGGGCGGCAACCGGGTCGAGCGTTCCTCCGACGACGGAGAGCCGAGCGGAACCGCGGGTAGACCCATGCTTGATGTGTTGCAGGGCAGCGGGCTGACGAACATCACCGCGGTGGTGATTCGTTATTTCGGAGGCATTAAACTCGGAACGGGCGGATTGGTGCGGGCCTATTCGGATTCGGTATCCGAATGCTTGAATCAGGTTGCCAGGATGCGCCGGAAAAAGAGGCTCGTACGCACTGTGACTGCGCCCGCGGCCGACGCCGGTCGCATAGAGGCAGAACTGAGGGGGCGGGGCTTCTCGATTATCGATACGACCTGGGCACAAGAGGTGACCTTCCACATCGCCGTTGCAGCTGATGAAGTCGATCAGCTCGATGGTGCGATGCAGGCGCTTACAAAAGGCATCAGCGCGCCGTCGGCCGATGCAGGGGAGACGTGGCGGGAGATCCCGGCTTAG
- the treZ gene encoding malto-oligosyltrehalose trehalohydrolase — protein sequence MENMSNYRVWAPYATEARLLLGDPAAPTIFEMHPATEDGYSGDSGWFEADVAPTPGDRYAFSLRAHAGYGAPDDGSKTGDWTIPLPDPRSKSQPDGPHGFSEVVDLGGYEWKDSAWTGRILPGGLIYELHVGTFSPSGDFAGLQQHLDHLVDLGVTHVEIMPVQPFGGDRNWGYDGVSWHAVHEGYGGPRGLQQLVDACHRKGLAVVLDVVYNHFGPDGNYVGFFGPYTSGGSTGWGEVVNLTGDNSDEVRAYILDSVRQWLVDYHVDGLRLDAVHALHDEGAFHILEQMQVVADSVAAETGIPRSLIAESDQNDPRLVRPRVAGGFGLNAQWDDDVHHALHTLVSGEDHAYYADFGTVEALATALETGFWHSSTMSTFRGRTHGRPFDLSVQPMHAFITYTTTHDQTGNRAIGDRPSMNLSPAQQVLKAAVIACSPFTPMLFQGEEWGASTPFAFFSSHENDELQRLTREGRLREFARAGWNPQEVADPSDPATFENSRLDWSEVAAEDHSAILDAYRELFALRRSHPALRTPWAASVTAEFDEDQRCLVLLRSQDEREVGARGNDEFETLALVANFSDAESRVSLDSDFGNAELLHTFGDAAASIINDDAAGPEITLPAWGYAVVSLG from the coding sequence ATGGAGAACATGAGCAATTATCGAGTCTGGGCCCCGTACGCCACCGAAGCACGTCTCCTCCTGGGCGACCCCGCCGCCCCCACCATCTTCGAGATGCACCCAGCCACCGAGGATGGCTATTCCGGCGATTCTGGATGGTTCGAAGCGGATGTCGCCCCGACTCCCGGGGACAGGTACGCTTTCTCCCTTCGCGCACATGCGGGCTATGGGGCGCCTGACGACGGGTCGAAAACGGGCGACTGGACTATCCCCCTGCCCGACCCTCGGTCGAAGTCCCAGCCCGACGGGCCCCACGGTTTTTCCGAGGTTGTCGACCTAGGCGGCTACGAGTGGAAGGATTCGGCGTGGACCGGGCGAATCCTGCCCGGCGGCCTGATTTACGAGCTGCACGTCGGAACGTTTAGTCCTTCCGGTGACTTCGCCGGGCTACAGCAGCACCTTGATCACCTGGTGGACCTCGGTGTCACTCACGTCGAGATTATGCCGGTCCAACCCTTCGGCGGCGATCGCAACTGGGGCTATGACGGTGTGTCCTGGCATGCGGTCCACGAGGGCTACGGCGGCCCGCGCGGCCTGCAGCAGCTTGTCGATGCCTGCCACCGCAAGGGCCTGGCCGTCGTCCTCGACGTTGTCTACAACCACTTCGGCCCGGACGGAAACTATGTCGGCTTCTTCGGCCCCTACACCTCGGGCGGGTCAACTGGCTGGGGCGAGGTGGTCAACCTCACTGGCGATAACTCCGACGAGGTGCGCGCCTACATTCTCGACTCGGTGCGCCAGTGGCTTGTCGATTACCACGTCGACGGCCTGCGCCTGGATGCCGTCCACGCACTGCACGATGAGGGCGCCTTCCACATTCTGGAGCAGATGCAGGTAGTCGCCGATTCCGTCGCTGCTGAGACGGGCATCCCACGTTCGCTGATTGCCGAGTCCGACCAGAACGACCCGCGCCTGGTGCGCCCGCGCGTGGCCGGCGGCTTCGGGCTGAATGCGCAGTGGGACGATGATGTCCACCACGCCCTGCATACGCTGGTCTCTGGCGAGGACCACGCCTACTACGCCGATTTCGGCACTGTCGAGGCGCTGGCCACCGCGCTGGAGACAGGCTTCTGGCACTCGTCCACTATGTCAACGTTCCGAGGCCGCACCCATGGCCGCCCCTTCGACTTGTCGGTCCAGCCGATGCATGCGTTCATCACCTACACCACCACGCATGATCAGACGGGCAACCGCGCGATCGGTGATCGCCCCTCGATGAATCTCTCGCCCGCACAGCAGGTTCTCAAGGCCGCGGTCATCGCCTGCAGCCCGTTCACGCCGATGCTCTTCCAGGGCGAGGAGTGGGGCGCATCCACCCCGTTCGCTTTCTTCTCCTCGCACGAAAATGACGAGCTCCAGCGCCTTACCCGTGAGGGCCGCCTGCGCGAGTTCGCTAGAGCCGGTTGGAATCCGCAGGAGGTCGCCGATCCCTCCGATCCCGCTACTTTCGAAAACTCCAGGTTGGACTGGTCCGAGGTCGCTGCCGAGGACCACTCCGCTATCCTCGATGCCTACCGCGAGCTTTTCGCTTTACGACGTTCCCACCCCGCATTGCGCACCCCCTGGGCTGCGTCGGTGACCGCGGAGTTCGACGAGGACCAGCGTTGCCTGGTGCTGCTGCGCAGCCAGGACGAGCGTGAGGTCGGCGCCCGCGGCAACGACGAGTTCGAGACGCTGGCGCTGGTCGCCAACTTCTCCGATGCGGAGTCTCGAGTTTCCTTGGATTCCGATTTCGGCAATGCCGAGCTGCTGCATACCTTCGGTGACGCGGCGGCCAGCATTATTAACGATGACGCCGCGGGTCCAGAGATCACGCTTCCTGCCTGGGGCTACGCTGTCGTCTCGCTGGGCTAG
- a CDS encoding helix-turn-helix domain-containing protein — MTETVRPRHRMVDRVAAILELVARTREGLTLTDIATKLNYPLSTTQGLVNGLTATGYLDEHNKRYTLGMAPFLLNVMAGRRMVNVPIEELEAIHAETGLITVLALPVGGKLFYLKTVGESMRYQYLTENFLPRSLLRTSAGWVLMSRFEKRELWSYLNSVRPEEQVYVDDFLRHAGEIAETGACAAPGIAEGGGVDGVSVAVEQDGATVAAVCVFGRPEKIAERRDELVEILQRHRGAHTE; from the coding sequence ATGACCGAGACCGTTCGCCCCCGCCACCGCATGGTGGACCGCGTTGCTGCGATTCTCGAACTGGTAGCCAGGACCCGGGAGGGACTGACTCTCACCGACATCGCGACTAAGCTCAACTACCCGCTCAGCACCACTCAGGGCCTTGTCAATGGCCTGACTGCGACCGGGTATCTCGACGAGCATAACAAGCGCTACACGCTCGGCATGGCACCCTTTCTTCTCAATGTGATGGCCGGCCGCCGAATGGTCAACGTTCCGATTGAGGAGCTCGAGGCTATCCATGCCGAGACCGGTCTAATCACAGTATTGGCGTTACCTGTGGGCGGTAAACTCTTCTACCTGAAGACCGTCGGCGAGTCCATGCGCTACCAGTACCTGACCGAGAACTTCCTCCCACGCTCCCTGCTGCGTACATCGGCGGGCTGGGTGCTAATGAGCCGCTTTGAAAAACGTGAGCTGTGGTCCTACCTCAACAGCGTTAGGCCGGAGGAGCAAGTCTACGTCGACGATTTCCTCCGTCACGCCGGCGAGATTGCGGAAACCGGTGCCTGTGCCGCGCCAGGCATCGCTGAGGGAGGCGGAGTCGATGGCGTGTCCGTCGCCGTGGAGCAGGACGGCGCGACAGTAGCTGCAGTCTGCGTGTTCGGCAGGCCGGAGAAAATTGCGGAACGTCGCGACGAGCTTGTCGAGATTCTGCAGCGCCACCGCGGCGCACACACCGAGTAG